One segment of Oncorhynchus nerka isolate Pitt River unplaced genomic scaffold, Oner_Uvic_2.0 unplaced_scaffold_55___fragment_2___debris, whole genome shotgun sequence DNA contains the following:
- the LOC115143918 gene encoding very long chain fatty acid elongase 6-like, with protein sequence MNETEHIPLAEYDFERKFDEKGALEWMQENWSKSFMFCGLYAAIIFGVQHFMRERPKLNLRRPLVLWSLSLAIFSIIGAVRTGCYMFHVLNKSGFKQSVCDTSFYSAPVSKFWAYAFVLSKAPELGDTVFIVLRKQRLIFLHWYHHITVLVYSWYSYKDQVAGGGWFMTMNYLVHSFMYTYYAARAAGYRVPRPCAMVITATQIMQMVMGLAVLGLVYHWMHEVRCPSYVPNIAWGSLMYLSYLLLFASFFYKSYLKVAADKESKAK encoded by the exons ATgaacgagacagaacacatcccGCTTGCAGAATACGATTTTGAGAGAAAATTTGATGAAAAGGGCGCTCTCGAATGGATGCAAGAAAACTG GAGCAAGTCCTTTATGTTCTGTGGACTGTATGCTGCAATCATCTTCGGGGTCCAACACTTCATGAGAGAGAGGCCCAAGCTGAACCTGCGCCGACCACTTGTCCTCTGGTCACTCAGTTTGGCTATCTTCAG TATCATCGGAGCTGTCAGGACCGGATGTTACATGTTCCATGTCCTCAACAAAAGTGGCTTTAAGCAGTCGGTGTGTGACACCAGCTTCTACAGCGCTCCTGTCAGCAAGTTCTGGGCCTACGCCTTTGTCCTGAGCAAGGCCCCTGAGCTGG GCGACACAGTGTTTATCGTGCTCCGTAAGCAGCGCCTCATTTTCCTGCACTGGTACCATCACATTACCGTGCTGGTCTACTCCTGGTACTCCTACAAGGACCAGgtggccggtggtggctggttcATGACCATGAACTACCTGGTCCACTCCTTCATGTACACCTACTATGCTGCCCGGGCAGCGGGTTACCGGGTGCCCCGACCCTGCGCCATGGTCATCACGGCCACCCAGATCATGCAGATGGTGATGGGGCTTGCTGTCTTAGGCTTGGTCTACCACTGGATGCACGAAGTGCGCTGCCCGTCTTACGTGCCCAACATCGCCTGGGGCTCACTCATGTACCTCAGCTACCTGCTCCTGTTCGCCTCCTTTTTCTACAAGTCCTACCTCAAGGTTGCCGCTGACAAGGAGTCCAAGGCCAAGTAG